The Oncorhynchus kisutch isolate 150728-3 unplaced genomic scaffold, Okis_V2 Okis05a-Okis16b_hom, whole genome shotgun sequence genome contains the following window.
CGGCACAGATTTGCAGCAGCCTCTTTCTCTCACGCAGGTCCTGCCTTCTGTAGTCTATAGTGTGGATTCTCAGGGTTGACTGCCACACAGCAACCAAATCAGTCAGCTCTGATATGGTCAGTTGGACTTCAGAGAGACCCTTGCTGTCGCGGCGCCCTCTCAGTGATATCAGAGTCAGGTCGGCCACATCATTGTCATCGAACACAGCTGACACACCGTGGTTCCTAAAACATTGGTCAAACTGGTCTTTAGAAAATCTCTGAATGTAAAGAAATATGTTTGTGTCCACCCACGTGGACTCCTCTTCCATGTCAACATCACCACCTGAGCTGACCTTGGAAGTTCCTGCTGCCACTGGGCTTGGCAGAGATTGATTATGGCTTGATGGAGCGATGTACTTCTCTAATGTGTGACTGCTGCTGATGACCTTGGATTCTCCACTCCCTGATGCCATGGAGCTCAGAGAATGATCAGAGCTTGATGGAGCTGCCCTGCGGTGCTTTTCCAAGGATTGATTTATTGTAGAAGCCACACTCCCTCCTGCCACAGAGCTTGACAGAGAATGATCAGCTGCCCTGTTCTTCTTCTCCCAGGTGTAACAGCTGACCCGGAAGTCCACCTCAGCACCATCCCCAGGTCTGACCCTGGAAGACCTACTCTCTGCTACCACAGAGCTCGGGGAATGATCATGGCTTGATGGAGATGGAGCTCTGTGCCTTTCCCAGGCATGACTGCTGCTGACCTGGGATACCCCATTCCCTACTGCCACTGAGGCCAGGGAGTAACCAGAGCTCAATGGAGCCCCGTGCTTCTCCCCTGGGTGACTGCTGCTGACCTGGGATACCCCATTCCCTGCTGCCACTGAGGCCAGGGAGTAACCAGAGCTCAATGGAGCCCCGTGCTTCTCCCCTGGGTGACTGCTGCTGACCTGGGATACCTCATTCCCTGCTGCCACTGAGGCCAGGGAGTAACCAGAGCTCGATGGAGCCCTGTGCTTCTCCCCTGGGTGACTGCTGCTGACCTGGGATACCCCATTCCCTGCTGCCACTGAGGTCAGGGAGTAACCAGAGCTCAATGGAGCCCCGTGCTTCTCCCCTGGGTGACTGCTGCTGACCTGGGATACCCCATTCCCTGCTGCCACTGAGGCCAGGGAGTAACCAGAGCTCAATGGAGCCCCGTGCTTCTCCCCTGGGTGACTGCTGCTGACCTGGGATACCCCATTCCCTGCTGCCACTGAGGCCAGGGAGTAACCAGAGCTCGATGGAGCCCTGTGCTTCTCCCCTGGGTGACTGCTGCTGACCTGGGATACCCCATTCCCTGCTGCCACTGAGGTCAGGGAGTAACCAGAGCTCGATGGAGCCCTGTGCTTCTCCCCTGGGTGACTGCTGCTGCTGGCAGTGGCCCGCTGGAGCAGGTCCTCTCTCAGGTCCCTGATGGCAGAGAAGGGTCCCTCCACTGAAGCTTTACCCTCCTGGTTGGGTAGAAGGCAGATCCTCACTGATCTGTGAGCAGACTGCAAGCTTTGGATCAGGGTCTCCTGCTGTTCCTCGTCACCGCAGATTGACAGGTCCACTTTAGCGTTCACGTAGAACAACACCTATGGCATGATGAATATAGGCTCAGTCAGTATGTGTACTGGACTGTGTGCTACTGTTCCTTCCATGCAGGAATAGAAACATTTACTATATTGATTTACTGTTTGATTGATCTGATTGCTTGACTGTACTCACGTCTTGGGTGAATCTGAATACAGTGATAGGGTAGTCTTGAGGGAACTCCTTGTCACACATTATCTGCTTCTTTCTGATTACCATCTCAGCATCTGttacaatacattttttgttatgATCTAGAGGCATATATGTAACAAAACTACATCCCAGCTAAGAACACTTTTGTTACAGTATTTCTGTTACCTCTGGTGTTTTCAAATGTAACAAAAGCCACCCCCTTGAAGCTGGTCGGGTACTTGATGTTTTCTACATCTCCTCCGTGGCTTCTGGAGCTCTGGAAGTGAATAACCAGTTTGTCTGCCATGCGGCTGCTGGACAGTGTGTCTGGTACACCAGAGACCACGACTGTCCTGTTCTCCTCTGAGAGGTTCATCACCTAGAATGAATGGTATGCAAATAAACCATGGTCATGTGGAGGTTTAGCCTATCTAAAAGATACCAATAATTCAGATTGTAAAACGTATCTCTAGTTAAAATGTATTATCTCTGACCTGATCTCTTAAAATGCTGTGGATTTTAAAAGAAATAACCAACGACTCTTGAATGGTTTTAAGCGTGTTCATAAATTCACACTGGAGTGTCTGATTGGGTGTTCATGAATTCACTCTGGAGTGTCTGATTGGgtgttcataaattcactctggagtgtcTGATTGGgtgttcataaattcactctggagtgtcTGATTGGGTGTTCATAAATTCACACTGGAGTGTCTGATTGGTCTCTGGgtgttcataaattcactctggagtgcctAATTGGGTGTTCATCAATTCACTCTGGAGTGTCTGATTGGGTGTTCATACATTCACTCTGGAGTGTCTGATTGGCCTCTGGgtgttcataaattcactctgATTGGgtgttcataaattcactctggagtgtcTGATTGGCCTCTGGgtgttcataaattcactctggagtgtcTGATTGGgtgttcataaattcactctggagtgtcTGATTAGAGC
Protein-coding sequences here:
- the LOC109877324 gene encoding probable GPI-anchored adhesin-like protein PGA55 isoform X1, whose product is MTGVSQRRQKNFLPAAQVMNLSEENRTVVVSGVPDTLSSSRMADKLVIHFQSSRSHGGDVENIKYPTSFKGVAFVTFENTRDAEMVIRKKQIMCDKEFPQDYPITVFRFTQDVLFYVNAKVDLSICGDEEQQETLIQSLQSAHRSVRICLLPNQEGKASVEGPFSAIRDLREDLLQRATASSSSHPGEKHRAPSSSGYSLTSVAAGNGVSQVSSSHPGEKHRAPSSSGYSLASVAAGNGVSQVSSSHPGEKHGAPLSSGYSLASVAAGNGVSQVSSSHPGEKHGAPLSSGYSLTSVAAGNGVSQVSSSHPGEKHRAPSSSGYSLASVAAGNEVSQVSSSHPGEKHGAPLSSGYSLASVAAGNGVSQVSSSHPGEKHGAPLSSGYSLASVAVGNGVSQVSSSHAWERHRAPSPSSHDHSPSSVVAESRSSRVRPGDGAEVDFRVSCYTWEKKNRAADHSLSSSVAGGSVASTINQSLEKHRRAAPSSSDHSLSSMASGSGESKVISSSHTLEKYIAPSSHNQSLPSPVAAGTSKVSSGGDVDMEEESTWVDTNIFLYIQRFSKDQFDQCFRNHGVSAVFDDNDVADLTLISLRGRRDSKGLSEVQLTISELTDLVAVWQSTLRIHTIDYRRQDLRERKRLLQICAEVNNIYEDVLYVQKELSVRVIGPSISSHLFTEWVKDRRDQPHKEDFM
- the LOC109877324 gene encoding probable GPI-anchored adhesin-like protein PGA55 isoform X3 gives rise to the protein MNLSEENRTVVVSGVPDTLSSSRMADKLVIHFQSSRSHGGDVENIKYPTSFKGVAFVTFENTRDAEMVIRKKQIMCDKEFPQDYPITVFRFTQDVLFYVNAKVDLSICGDEEQQETLIQSLQSAHRSVRICLLPNQEGKASVEGPFSAIRDLREDLLQRATASSSSHPGEKHRAPSSSGYSLTSVAAGNGVSQVSSSHPGEKHRAPSSSGYSLASVAAGNGVSQVSSSHPGEKHGAPLSSGYSLASVAAGNGVSQVSSSHPGEKHGAPLSSGYSLTSVAAGNGVSQVSSSHPGEKHRAPSSSGYSLASVAAGNEVSQVSSSHPGEKHGAPLSSGYSLASVAAGNGVSQVSSSHPGEKHGAPLSSGYSLASVAVGNGVSQVSSSHAWERHRAPSPSSHDHSPSSVVAESRSSRVRPGDGAEVDFRVSCYTWEKKNRAADHSLSSSVAGGSVASTINQSLEKHRRAAPSSSDHSLSSMASGSGESKVISSSHTLEKYIAPSSHNQSLPSPVAAGTSKVSSGGDVDMEEESTWVDTNIFLYIQRFSKDQFDQCFRNHGVSAVFDDNDVADLTLISLRGRRDSKGLSEVQLTISELTDLVAVWQSTLRIHTIDYRRQDLRERKRLLQICAEVNNIYEDVLYVQKELSVRVIGPSISSHLFTEWVKDRRDQPHKEDFM
- the LOC109877324 gene encoding probable GPI-anchored adhesin-like protein PGA55 isoform X2, whose protein sequence is MKRVMNLSEENRTVVVSGVPDTLSSSRMADKLVIHFQSSRSHGGDVENIKYPTSFKGVAFVTFENTRDAEMVIRKKQIMCDKEFPQDYPITVFRFTQDVLFYVNAKVDLSICGDEEQQETLIQSLQSAHRSVRICLLPNQEGKASVEGPFSAIRDLREDLLQRATASSSSHPGEKHRAPSSSGYSLTSVAAGNGVSQVSSSHPGEKHRAPSSSGYSLASVAAGNGVSQVSSSHPGEKHGAPLSSGYSLASVAAGNGVSQVSSSHPGEKHGAPLSSGYSLTSVAAGNGVSQVSSSHPGEKHRAPSSSGYSLASVAAGNEVSQVSSSHPGEKHGAPLSSGYSLASVAAGNGVSQVSSSHPGEKHGAPLSSGYSLASVAVGNGVSQVSSSHAWERHRAPSPSSHDHSPSSVVAESRSSRVRPGDGAEVDFRVSCYTWEKKNRAADHSLSSSVAGGSVASTINQSLEKHRRAAPSSSDHSLSSMASGSGESKVISSSHTLEKYIAPSSHNQSLPSPVAAGTSKVSSGGDVDMEEESTWVDTNIFLYIQRFSKDQFDQCFRNHGVSAVFDDNDVADLTLISLRGRRDSKGLSEVQLTISELTDLVAVWQSTLRIHTIDYRRQDLRERKRLLQICAEVNNIYEDVLYVQKELSVRVIGPSISSHLFTEWVKDRRDQPHKEDFM